In Dysgonomonadaceae bacterium zrk40, one genomic interval encodes:
- the umuD gene encoding translesion error-prone DNA polymerase V autoproteolytic subunit, translating into MQKELNTQKIELIHPESSEQKYPYIGDIQAGFPSPAEDFFHDYISLDELLIDQKETTFFARVTGSSMSNDFNDGDLLIIDKSLEWEENKIALCFINGEFTLKRIKVKENKCFLLPSNQDFPLIEVNYEQGVTIWGIVKYSIRKH; encoded by the coding sequence ATGCAAAAGGAACTCAACACCCAGAAAATCGAACTGATTCATCCTGAAAGCTCTGAGCAAAAATATCCCTACATCGGGGATATCCAGGCTGGGTTTCCTTCGCCGGCCGAAGATTTCTTTCACGATTACATCAGCCTGGACGAGCTGCTGATCGATCAAAAGGAGACCACATTCTTTGCCCGGGTGACCGGCAGTTCCATGAGCAACGATTTCAACGACGGTGATCTGCTCATCATCGACAAGAGCCTGGAGTGGGAGGAAAACAAAATCGCACTCTGCTTCATCAATGGTGAGTTCACCTTGAAACGGATCAAGGTGAAAGAGAATAAATGCTTCCTGCTCCCCTCGAACCAGGATTTTCCCCTCATCGAGGTCAACTACGAACAGGGTGTGACGATCTGGGGCATTGTCAAATATTCAATTCGCAAACACTGA
- a CDS encoding transcriptional repressor yields MKKEIDNKLNLKNIKPTAMRQLVLQVLTEQKTAISLPELEQKIEKADKATLYRTLKTFQENKLIHSIEDGSGSLRYALCQDNCECDPEDLHVHFLCTNCNQTFCLNDIPVPTINLPSSFSLESANMVVKGVCSNCKK; encoded by the coding sequence ATGAAAAAGGAAATAGACAACAAACTCAACTTAAAAAACATCAAACCAACTGCAATGCGACAATTGGTTTTGCAAGTTCTAACAGAACAAAAAACGGCTATTAGTTTGCCTGAATTAGAACAAAAAATTGAAAAAGCCGATAAAGCAACTCTTTATAGAACACTAAAAACATTTCAGGAAAACAAACTGATTCATTCGATAGAAGATGGTTCGGGTTCTTTGAGATATGCGCTTTGTCAGGACAATTGCGAGTGCGACCCCGAAGACCTGCATGTTCATTTTCTTTGCACAAATTGCAATCAAACCTTTTGTTTAAACGACATTCCTGTTCCAACTATAAACCTCCCCAGTAGTTTTTCCCTCGAAAGCGCAAATATGGTAGTAAAAGGAGTTTGTTCAAATTGTAAAAAATAA